A part of Acropora palmata chromosome 6, jaAcrPala1.3, whole genome shotgun sequence genomic DNA contains:
- the LOC141885077 gene encoding uncharacterized protein LOC141885077 yields the protein MAPAYANLFMHHLESQLLNLAPVKPYLWLRYIDDIFMIWTAGEQSLLVFLQWINQLHDNIKFTWDWSKRTINYLDVQIINNNGVIETDLYTKPTDKHQYLFHTSCHPKGVKQSIPYAQALRLRRICSTSAAFENRAAALQKHLVHRGYKEPFVRGQIHRARMLDRNELFVPKHGTTRKRVPFVVTYHPGLPNIGGTLKELHPLLSLSNRCKQAIHDLPMMAFRRPKSLKDYLVHAKLRPLDQDFLGTRGTHKCGSRRCDVCNYLIVGDRFSSLTAGTSYTINRGFDCNSRNVVYLINCKVCGFQYVGSTTTKFRLRFNNHKSRLRAHSRMLAVDKESDDLVYRHFYSLGHHGLSDVHIQLIDKVNDKDDLLAKEGQWVYRLRSLKPDGLNESDFFFGHNRGERGRK from the coding sequence ATGGCGCCTGCATATGCTAATTTATTTATGCACCACCTCGAATCACAGTTACTGAATTTAGCTCCAGTCAAACCCTATCTTTGGCTCAGGTACATTGATGATATTTTCATGATCTGGACAGCGGGGGAACAATCACTTCTAGTGTTCCTTCAGTGGATAAATCAGTTACACGACAACATCAAGTTTACATGGGACTGGTCAAAACGTACCATTAATTATCTAGATGTACAAATTATCAACAACAATGGTGTTATTGAAACTGATTTATACACTAAGCCTACTGATAAGCATCAGTACTTGTTCCATACTTCATGTCATCCAAAGGGGGTTAAACAAAGCATCCCCTATGCACAGGCCCTTAGGCTCCGTCGTATTTGCTCCACCTCAGCTGCGTTTGAGAACAGGGCAGCTGCTCTTCAAAAGCATTTGGTTCATAGAGGTTATAAGGAACCCTTTGTTCGGGGCCAAATACATCGGGCTCGGATGTTAGACCGGAATGAGCTATTTGTACCTAAGCACGGGACTACTCGGAAAAGAGTGCCCTTTGTGGTTACATATCACCCGGGTCTACCCAATATAGGGGGAACATTAAAAGAGTTACACCCCCTTTTAAGCCTTTCCAATAGATGTAAGCAGGCCATTCATGATTTGCCCATGATGGCGTTTCGTCGCCCTAAGAGCTTGAAAGATTATTTAGTTCACGCTAAATTACGACCTCTGGATCAGGACTTTTTGGGTACCCGAGGAACTCATAAATGTGGTAGTAGAAGATGTGATGTGTGTAATTATCTTATTGTCGGAGATAGGTTCTCTAGCCTTACTGCTGGTACTAGCTATACTATAAATCGTGGTTTCGATTGTAATTCTAGGAATGTcgtttatttaattaattgtaAGGTTTGTGGTTTTCAGTATGTCGGCTCCACCACCACTAAGTTTAGATTAAGGTTCAACAACCACAAGAGTCGTTTACGAGCCCACTCTAGGATGTTGGCTGTTGATAAGGAGAGTGATGACCTTGTCTATAGGCATTTTTATAGTCTTGGGCATCATGGACTTTCAGATGTTCACATCCAACTTATTGATAAAGTTAATGATAAAGACGACCTGCTTGCTAAGGAGGGGCAATGGGTATATCGGCTCCGCTCCTTAAAACCGGATGGACTTAATGAGAGTGACTTCTTTTTTGGCCATAATAGAGGGGAACGTGGCCGTAAGTaa